One window of the Pseudomonas sihuiensis genome contains the following:
- the lapD gene encoding cyclic di-GMP receptor LapD translates to MSLLKQLFLAICLFLVVAFTGSFIAGVESSREQLISQLRSHAQDAATALGLSMTPHVDDPAMIELMVSSIFDSGYFASIRVVRIADDSVIVERATEIRPENVPGWFVDLVDLQPQGGDALIMRGWEQAARVEVLSHPQFALAKLWDSALGSLFWLLLCGLVSAVLGGWLLRTQLRPLDNMVQQAQAISRREFLTLPRVPRTPELKRVVLAMNQMVDKLKTLFAEEAARSEKLREEAYQDSLTGLANRRQFDIRLSNQLVINEQHPDGYLLLLRLNDLGGLNQRLGGQRTDALIAALGDQLKQLLALPGRSQWLASRNRGGEFTLLAPGLNGEDAERLASELSEALNSLKQTGASDCDPVAHIGIAAFRPGEQSAAVLSRADQALAQAQSNTDRCWERLDDFTAQTTQGLHDWRGWIDEALSQGKLQLYFQPVAECATGRLMQHKVLARLLDPAGEAITAGRFLPWIERLGWAARFDLAMLEHSLEHLAQHPHPLALSLSAATLRNDQDKARLLDALNSHKDVAHLMTLEIDERHLPPPAELEALSQAIREAGFNLGLQHFGGRFSLIGNLTHLGLAYLKIDGTYIRAIDQESDKRLFIEAIFRATNSIDLPLIAEMVETEEELTVLTELGIHGAMGRLIGAPAPWGKQ, encoded by the coding sequence ATGTCGTTACTAAAGCAACTGTTTCTCGCCATCTGCCTGTTTCTGGTGGTGGCCTTCACCGGCAGTTTCATCGCCGGGGTGGAGAGCTCGCGTGAACAGTTGATCAGCCAGCTGCGCTCGCACGCCCAGGACGCCGCCACGGCGCTGGGGCTGTCGATGACGCCGCATGTGGACGACCCGGCGATGATCGAGCTGATGGTCAGTTCGATCTTCGACAGTGGCTACTTCGCCAGCATCCGCGTGGTGCGCATCGCCGACGACAGCGTGATCGTCGAACGCGCCACCGAGATCAGGCCCGAGAACGTGCCCGGCTGGTTCGTCGACCTGGTCGATCTGCAGCCCCAGGGTGGCGATGCGCTGATCATGCGCGGCTGGGAGCAGGCCGCAAGGGTCGAGGTGCTCAGCCATCCACAGTTCGCCCTGGCCAAACTGTGGGACAGCGCCCTCGGCAGCCTGTTCTGGCTGCTGCTGTGCGGCCTGGTCAGTGCCGTGCTCGGTGGCTGGCTGCTGCGTACCCAGCTGCGGCCGCTGGACAACATGGTGCAGCAGGCGCAAGCCATCAGCCGCCGCGAATTTCTCACCCTGCCCCGTGTGCCACGCACGCCAGAGCTCAAGCGGGTGGTGCTGGCAATGAACCAGATGGTCGACAAGCTCAAGACCCTGTTCGCCGAAGAGGCCGCGCGCAGCGAGAAACTGCGCGAGGAGGCCTATCAGGACAGCCTCACCGGCCTGGCCAACCGCCGCCAGTTCGACATACGCCTGAGCAACCAGTTGGTGATCAACGAGCAGCATCCTGATGGCTACCTGCTGCTGCTGCGCCTCAACGACCTGGGCGGTCTCAACCAGCGTCTCGGCGGCCAGCGTACCGACGCGCTGATCGCCGCGCTGGGCGATCAACTCAAACAACTGCTGGCGTTACCGGGGCGCAGCCAATGGCTGGCCTCACGCAACCGCGGCGGCGAGTTCACGCTGCTTGCACCCGGCCTCAATGGCGAAGACGCAGAGCGCCTGGCCAGCGAGCTCAGCGAAGCCCTGAACAGCCTGAAGCAGACCGGTGCCAGTGACTGCGATCCCGTTGCACATATCGGTATTGCCGCCTTTCGCCCCGGCGAACAGAGCGCGGCAGTGCTGAGTCGCGCCGATCAGGCACTGGCTCAGGCACAGAGCAACACCGACAGGTGCTGGGAACGCCTCGACGACTTCACCGCCCAGACCACTCAGGGCCTGCACGACTGGCGCGGCTGGATCGACGAGGCGCTGAGCCAGGGAAAATTGCAGTTGTATTTCCAGCCTGTAGCCGAATGCGCGACGGGCAGGCTCATGCAGCACAAGGTCCTCGCACGCCTGCTCGATCCAGCCGGTGAAGCCATCACGGCCGGGCGCTTCCTGCCCTGGATCGAGCGCCTGGGCTGGGCTGCGCGCTTCGATCTGGCGATGCTCGAACACAGCCTGGAGCACCTGGCGCAACATCCTCACCCACTGGCGCTGAGCCTGTCTGCCGCGACCCTGCGCAATGACCAGGATAAAGCGCGCCTGCTCGATGCGCTGAACAGTCATAAAGACGTAGCGCACCTGATGACGCTGGAAATCGACGAACGCCACCTGCCGCCACCCGCCGAGCTGGAAGCGCTGAGCCAGGCGATTCGTGAGGCGGGTTTCAACCTGGGCCTGCAGCATTTTGGTGGGCGCTTCAGCCTGATTGGCAATCTCACCCACCTGGGCCTGGCGTACCTGAAGATCGATGGCACCTATATCCGGGCCATCGACCAGGAGAGCGACAAGCGGCTGTTCATCGAAGCGATCTTCCGCGCCACCAACAGCATCGACCTGCCGCTGATCGCCGAGATGGTGGAAACCGAAGAGGAGCTCACAGTGCTGACCGAACTGGGCATCCACGGTGCCATGGGCCGTCTGATCGGCGCACCGGCGCCCTGGGGCAAGCAATAA
- the lapG gene encoding cysteine protease LapG has product MRRLRVQGWRWRLLILWIGGGLLAALAVADWDFAVIVKNAENRYGNLGPARKRILDWEELIKSSTSLNEADKLNEVNRFFNRTIRFVDDIQLWRENDYWATPVEMLIKGAGDCEDYSIAKYFTLRRLGIPSEKLRITYVKALNYNQAHMVLTYYASPSAEPLVLDNLINDIRPASQRKDLLPVYAFNAEGLYLAGSNTRKSDTKKLSRWQDILKKMRAEGFAIGEG; this is encoded by the coding sequence ATGCGACGGCTGCGCGTTCAGGGATGGCGGTGGCGGCTGCTGATCCTGTGGATTGGCGGCGGGCTGCTGGCCGCGCTGGCAGTAGCCGATTGGGACTTCGCCGTGATCGTGAAGAATGCGGAAAACCGCTACGGCAACCTCGGCCCTGCACGCAAACGCATTCTCGACTGGGAAGAGTTGATCAAGAGCAGCACCAGCCTGAACGAGGCGGACAAGCTCAATGAGGTCAATCGCTTCTTCAACCGCACCATCCGCTTCGTCGACGACATTCAGCTCTGGCGCGAGAACGACTACTGGGCCACCCCAGTAGAAATGCTGATCAAGGGCGCCGGCGATTGCGAGGACTACTCCATCGCCAAGTACTTCACCCTGCGCCGCCTCGGCATCCCCAGCGAAAAGCTGCGCATCACCTACGTCAAGGCGCTGAACTACAACCAGGCGCACATGGTGCTGACCTATTACGCCAGCCCTAGCGCCGAGCCACTGGTGCTGGACAACCTGATCAACGACATCCGCCCTGCCTCGCAACGCAAGGACCTGCTGCCGGTGTACGCCTTCAATGCCGAAGGCCTCTACCTCGCAGGCTCCAACACACGCAAGAGCGACACCAAGAAGCTCTCTCGCTGGCAGGACATCCTGAAAAAAATGCGCGCGGAGGGCTTCGCCATTGGCGAAGGCTAG
- a CDS encoding YbaN family protein, which produces MPRDIQPSRHRSVRYLLLTIGWLSVALGVIGIFLPVLPTTPFLLLAAACFVRSSRRFYLWLVTHPRLGPWIRDYLEGQGIPLKGKVYALVLMWASISFSCYLVPMPWARVFMLSSAALVSLYILKQKTLPNP; this is translated from the coding sequence ATGCCGCGTGACATCCAGCCAAGCCGCCATCGCAGTGTCCGTTACCTGCTGCTGACCATCGGCTGGTTGAGCGTGGCACTCGGGGTCATCGGCATCTTCCTGCCCGTACTGCCGACCACGCCATTCCTGCTCCTGGCGGCGGCCTGCTTCGTGCGCAGCTCACGGCGTTTCTACCTCTGGCTGGTCACCCACCCGCGCCTGGGGCCGTGGATTCGCGACTACCTCGAAGGCCAGGGCATCCCACTCAAGGGCAAGGTCTACGCCCTGGTGCTGATGTGGGCCAGCATCAGCTTCTCCTGCTATCTGGTGCCCATGCCCTGGGCGCGCGTGTTCATGCTCAGCAGTGCGGCGCTGGTCAGCCTGTATATCCTCAAGCAGAAGACCCTGCCCAATCCCTGA
- a CDS encoding UPF0149 family protein has product MSFAEQLSRLQAFLDADELHEEALDYVAAHGYLTALAICPDQVPEREWIDALFAEPPHYRSDAEREEIESTLIHLKAHIARQLAGEEEPELPCDLDLGDEPDDSDLRGWCIGFMEGVFLREAVWFEDAEDEVSELLLPIMVGSGLFDEQAEFAEIARDRDLVDSMIDQIPELLTALFLLCQAPEEKPALLKPRH; this is encoded by the coding sequence ATGTCCTTCGCTGAGCAACTGTCCCGCCTGCAAGCCTTTCTCGATGCCGATGAGTTGCACGAAGAGGCGTTGGACTACGTGGCCGCGCATGGCTACCTGACCGCCCTGGCGATCTGCCCGGATCAGGTACCGGAGCGTGAGTGGATCGATGCGCTGTTCGCCGAGCCACCGCACTACCGCAGCGACGCCGAACGCGAAGAGATCGAAAGCACGCTGATCCATCTCAAGGCGCATATCGCGCGTCAGCTGGCCGGCGAGGAAGAGCCCGAGTTGCCGTGCGATCTGGATCTCGGTGACGAACCGGATGACTCCGACCTGCGCGGCTGGTGCATCGGCTTCATGGAAGGCGTGTTCCTGCGTGAAGCGGTGTGGTTCGAAGATGCCGAAGACGAAGTCAGCGAGTTGCTGCTGCCGATCATGGTCGGCTCGGGTCTGTTCGACGAACAGGCCGAATTTGCCGAGATCGCCCGCGACCGCGACCTGGTGGACAGCATGATCGACCAGATTCCCGAGCTGCTGACCGCCCTCTTCCTGCTGTGCCAGGCTCCGGAAGAAAAACCCGCACTGCTCAAGCCTCGCCACTGA
- the recQ gene encoding DNA helicase RecQ, whose protein sequence is MLDHAMRILKDVFGYDAFRGNQAAIIERVAGGGDALVLMPTGGGKSLCFQVPALMREGLAVVVSPLIALMDDQVATLDELGVAAVALNSTLSPDEQREIADRIRRGQIKMLYLAPERLVQPRMLSFLQGLDIALFAIDEAHCVSQWGHDFRPEYLQLGQLAELFPHVPRIALTATADKRTREEIVQRLHLDNAERFLSSFDRPNIFYRIQPKDQPRKQLLGFLAARKGDAGIVYCLSRKKVEEVAEFLSSQGFPALPYHAGLPNELRAFNQKRFLNEEGLIMVATIAFGMGIDKPNVRFVCHLDLPKSLEAYYQETGRAGRDGLPADAWMAYGLQDVIFLKQMLNNSDGDDRHKRIEQHKLDAMLALCEETRCRRQALLAYFDEELPNPCGHCDNCIDGVETWDATEPARQALSAVYRSGQRYGVGHLVDILLGRDNEKIRAAGHQHLAVFGVGKGFSEVEWRTLFRQLVARGLADVDLDGFGGLRLSETCRPLLRGEVSLQLRREPKPAQAAKASSSAASQLVRGHEREMWEALRSLRRKLAEEHSVPPYVIFPDATLLEMLRSQPSSLSEMAEVSGVGARKLERYGQAFLEVLNGSGADDTPAPVADLRHELVSLARAGMTPAQIAGQLNCSEKNVYSLLAEAIAQQQLTLEQALDLPEELLGEIQETFLDGEGELPAVSEVAPLFAGRVDESVLYCVRAALQAEFEI, encoded by the coding sequence ATGCTCGACCACGCCATGCGCATTCTCAAAGACGTTTTCGGCTACGACGCCTTTCGCGGCAACCAGGCCGCGATCATCGAGCGCGTGGCCGGCGGCGGCGATGCCCTGGTGTTGATGCCTACCGGCGGCGGCAAGTCACTGTGCTTCCAGGTGCCGGCGCTGATGCGCGAGGGCCTGGCAGTGGTGGTTTCTCCGTTGATCGCCCTGATGGACGATCAGGTGGCCACCCTTGACGAATTGGGTGTGGCAGCCGTGGCGCTGAACTCCACCTTGAGCCCTGACGAGCAGCGCGAGATTGCCGACCGTATCCGTCGCGGGCAGATCAAGATGCTCTACCTGGCGCCCGAGCGTCTGGTGCAGCCGCGCATGCTGAGTTTCCTGCAGGGCCTGGATATCGCCCTGTTCGCCATCGACGAAGCGCATTGCGTGTCGCAGTGGGGCCATGATTTCCGACCTGAGTACCTGCAGCTCGGTCAGCTGGCTGAGCTCTTTCCACATGTGCCGCGCATCGCCCTGACCGCCACCGCGGATAAACGTACCCGTGAGGAAATCGTCCAGCGTCTGCACCTGGACAACGCCGAGCGCTTTCTGTCGAGCTTTGACCGGCCGAACATCTTCTATCGCATCCAGCCCAAGGATCAGCCGCGCAAGCAACTGCTGGGTTTTCTCGCCGCGCGCAAGGGCGATGCCGGTATCGTCTACTGCCTGTCGCGCAAGAAGGTCGAGGAGGTCGCCGAGTTTCTCAGCAGCCAGGGCTTCCCGGCCCTGCCTTATCACGCCGGCTTGCCCAACGAGTTGCGTGCCTTCAATCAGAAGCGCTTTCTCAATGAGGAAGGCCTGATCATGGTGGCGACCATCGCCTTCGGCATGGGCATCGACAAGCCCAACGTGCGTTTCGTATGTCACCTGGATCTGCCCAAGTCGCTGGAGGCCTACTACCAGGAAACCGGTCGCGCCGGCCGCGACGGTCTGCCGGCCGATGCCTGGATGGCTTACGGCCTGCAGGACGTGATCTTCCTCAAGCAGATGCTCAACAATTCCGACGGTGACGACCGCCACAAGCGCATCGAGCAGCACAAGCTCGACGCCATGCTCGCCCTGTGCGAGGAGACACGCTGCCGCCGTCAGGCGCTGCTGGCCTACTTCGATGAAGAATTGCCCAACCCTTGCGGGCACTGCGACAACTGCATTGATGGCGTCGAGACCTGGGATGCCACCGAGCCGGCGCGCCAGGCGTTGTCGGCTGTCTATCGCAGCGGCCAGCGTTATGGCGTCGGCCATCTGGTGGACATTCTGCTCGGCCGAGACAACGAGAAGATTCGTGCCGCCGGTCATCAGCACCTGGCAGTGTTCGGTGTAGGCAAGGGCTTTTCCGAGGTCGAGTGGCGAACCCTGTTCCGCCAGTTGGTCGCCCGCGGTCTGGCCGATGTCGATCTGGATGGCTTCGGCGGTCTGCGTCTGAGCGAGACCTGCAGGCCGCTGCTGCGCGGTGAGGTCAGCCTGCAACTGCGCCGTGAGCCCAAGCCGGCGCAGGCGGCCAAGGCCTCCAGCAGCGCCGCCAGTCAACTGGTGCGTGGTCATGAGCGGGAAATGTGGGAGGCGCTGCGCAGCCTGCGCCGCAAGTTGGCCGAGGAACACAGCGTACCGCCGTACGTGATCTTCCCCGATGCCACGCTGCTGGAAATGTTGCGCAGTCAGCCCAGCTCGTTGAGCGAAATGGCTGAGGTTAGTGGTGTCGGCGCGCGCAAGCTGGAGCGCTATGGCCAGGCCTTCCTGGAAGTGCTCAATGGCAGCGGCGCGGATGACACGCCGGCTCCGGTGGCCGACCTACGTCACGAACTGGTCAGCCTGGCCCGCGCCGGCATGACGCCCGCGCAGATTGCCGGCCAGCTTAACTGCAGTGAGAAGAATGTTTACAGCCTGCTGGCCGAGGCCATCGCCCAGCAACAACTGACCCTGGAACAGGCGCTGGATCTTCCTGAGGAACTGCTGGGCGAGATTCAGGAAACCTTCCTCGACGGCGAGGGCGAGCTGCCGGCCGTGAGTGAGGTCGCGCCGCTGTTCGCCGGTCGCGTCGACGAGAGCGTGCTCTACTGCGTGCGTGCGGCGCTGCAGGCCGAGTTCGAGATCTAA
- a CDS encoding GGDEF domain-containing protein, producing MPNYHAWPDEVRSSPYADQLSLGFRRLRFSRALEREYRAHMLEDGFELKRIALCVATVIWLALTALDMLVVPASHLGWVIAVRLVVLVILLVCATLILRRRHSHLLLPLSMTCILVLGVGAAMIVGIAHRADPGYPYEGLLLVSMAAYFLVGLRLNEALACSLVILLAYVIAELAAGLPAPRLINNLLFLVFGNLIGAVGCYLLEYKSREHFLISHLMQLLAYHDSLTGLHNRRSFNRQFERLWRQAQRDGISIALLLCDIDHFKAYNDCYGHQAGDAALQRVGSLIKQAARRPLDMGVRLGGEEFALLLFDISADEARQRAEALRHSLEEAGIAHRGSDSADVLTMSIGVACLSPDSQPELSLLYEQADRALYEAKAFGRNRVAA from the coding sequence GTGCCTAACTATCACGCCTGGCCCGACGAAGTTCGTTCGAGCCCCTATGCCGACCAGTTGAGCCTGGGCTTTCGTCGATTGCGTTTTTCCCGCGCTCTCGAGCGTGAATATCGTGCGCACATGCTCGAGGACGGCTTCGAGCTCAAACGTATCGCGCTCTGCGTGGCCACGGTCATCTGGCTGGCCCTGACTGCGCTCGACATGTTGGTGGTGCCTGCGTCACACCTGGGCTGGGTGATCGCCGTGCGCCTGGTGGTGCTGGTCATCCTGCTGGTTTGCGCGACCCTGATCCTGCGGCGTCGCCACAGCCATCTTCTGTTACCGCTGAGCATGACCTGCATCCTCGTGCTCGGCGTGGGGGCAGCGATGATTGTCGGTATCGCCCATCGCGCCGACCCCGGCTACCCCTACGAAGGTCTGTTGCTGGTGAGCATGGCGGCGTACTTCCTGGTCGGCCTGCGCTTGAACGAGGCCCTTGCCTGTTCCCTGGTGATTTTGCTTGCCTATGTGATAGCGGAATTGGCCGCGGGGCTGCCTGCTCCGAGGCTGATCAACAACCTGTTGTTTCTGGTCTTCGGCAATCTTATCGGCGCTGTCGGTTGCTACCTCCTGGAATACAAATCACGCGAGCATTTTCTGATCAGCCACCTGATGCAGCTCCTTGCCTACCACGACAGCCTGACCGGGCTGCACAACCGTCGTAGCTTCAATCGACAGTTCGAGCGCCTGTGGCGCCAGGCGCAGCGTGACGGCATATCGATTGCGTTGCTGCTCTGCGACATCGACCATTTCAAGGCCTACAACGACTGCTACGGTCACCAGGCTGGCGACGCGGCTTTGCAGCGTGTCGGCTCACTGATCAAGCAGGCGGCGCGGCGACCACTGGATATGGGCGTACGGCTTGGCGGTGAGGAGTTCGCGCTGCTGTTGTTCGACATCAGTGCCGATGAAGCCAGGCAACGCGCCGAGGCCCTGCGCCATTCGCTAGAGGAGGCGGGCATCGCCCACCGCGGCTCCGATAGCGCCGATGTACTGACCATGTCCATCGGCGTCGCCTGCCTGAGCCCGGATAGTCAGCCTGAATTGAGCCTGCTCTACGAACAGGCTGACCGAGCGCTATACGAGGCCAAGGCTTTCGGGCGTAACAGGGTGGCGGCCTGA
- a CDS encoding MarR family transcriptional regulator encodes MSYPDQHRFAMQVAQLSRAWRSELDRRLVGLGLSQARWLVLLHLARFSEMPTQRELAQSIGVEGPTLARLLDSLESQGLVTRVAVPEDRRAKKIALQPDAQPLIEKIEAISTQLRHEVFAGIDEEDLRRCQQVHARVLGNLMK; translated from the coding sequence ATGTCTTACCCCGATCAACATCGCTTTGCCATGCAGGTTGCCCAGCTATCCCGTGCCTGGCGTTCCGAACTCGATAGACGCCTGGTAGGGCTGGGCCTGTCCCAGGCTCGCTGGCTGGTGCTGCTGCACCTGGCGCGCTTCAGTGAAATGCCGACCCAGCGTGAATTGGCGCAAAGCATCGGCGTAGAAGGGCCGACGCTGGCGCGTCTACTCGACAGTCTCGAAAGCCAGGGGCTGGTTACTCGCGTGGCGGTACCCGAAGACCGCCGTGCCAAGAAGATTGCGCTGCAGCCGGACGCGCAGCCTTTGATCGAGAAGATCGAAGCGATTTCCACCCAACTGCGCCATGAAGTCTTCGCCGGTATCGACGAGGAGGATCTGCGTCGCTGTCAGCAGGTGCACGCTCGAGTGCTCGGCAACCTGATGAAGTGA
- a CDS encoding FimV/HubP family polar landmark protein: MGEITLHSALNQPFEAEIELLEVGDLSAQDLRVGLAPAEVFSRSGVERFYFLNDLRFTPLLQGSRSVIRVVSNRPVREPYLNFIVEVARPNGQLLREYTVLLDPPGSSAYSAVAAPSATALSQPSTRAAAPLSPVSTVTPPSASAGHRHQVSRGDSLWSIAARLREQGSKLSQQALMEGILALNPNAFAGGDPSRLQAGADLLLPDAARAEAAQPTAAPVAAEAAPALAENTAEGPVSAPMAALEPAPQQSESLELLAERQRQVDLELANQAAENLQLQQGLAQLQLQLQQLQEQLAQKDAQLAELAARTPAEPVAKPITAAPVSVEEPVAAERGWWSTLLAGGLGLLLLLGALFWAVRRRGEKTRPVVQVQPKAQPPQQPPRPQLAAVAAPVAAAPVVKAVPAPAPVRAQGPVDPLEAANVYIAYGRFSEARGELSKALAQEPQRSDLRFRLLEVLALLGDGAGFAREEAVLRAEAFDAARIDALKARHPDLRVTQQVPTEVIAEQQPAAEPDFQLNLDDLSLDADWDLVSPFPATAKAKPKAAAEPEFDPSFASNLQELPEVFELHHEDEQLSAFSEMEMVLSDEVPALDDNFIDAFAGDADATAALQGDIDHLAGNPEHMAQLNQALAYIKQGDIATACDILNEVIDHGDDEQKKAARQLLAEIA; this comes from the coding sequence TTGGGTGAAATCACGCTCCATTCTGCGCTGAATCAGCCTTTCGAGGCCGAGATCGAGCTGCTGGAAGTGGGGGACCTGAGCGCGCAGGATCTGCGTGTTGGTCTGGCGCCAGCCGAGGTGTTCAGTCGTTCGGGCGTCGAGCGCTTCTACTTTCTCAACGATCTGCGTTTCACGCCGCTTCTGCAGGGTTCACGTAGCGTGATCCGCGTGGTGTCGAACCGTCCGGTGCGTGAGCCATACCTGAACTTCATCGTCGAAGTGGCGCGTCCCAACGGCCAATTGCTGCGTGAGTACACCGTGCTGCTGGATCCTCCCGGCTCTTCGGCTTACTCCGCCGTGGCTGCGCCAAGCGCTACGGCGCTTTCGCAACCCTCTACTCGCGCCGCAGCACCGCTCTCGCCGGTCAGCACGGTCACGCCGCCGAGTGCATCTGCTGGGCACCGTCATCAGGTCAGCCGTGGCGACAGTCTCTGGTCCATCGCCGCGCGTCTGCGTGAGCAGGGCAGTAAGCTGTCTCAGCAGGCGCTGATGGAGGGCATTCTTGCCCTTAACCCGAATGCCTTTGCTGGCGGCGATCCAAGTCGTCTACAGGCTGGCGCCGACCTGCTGCTGCCGGATGCCGCCCGTGCGGAGGCTGCCCAGCCGACTGCTGCTCCGGTCGCTGCCGAGGCCGCACCTGCGCTCGCTGAAAACACTGCCGAAGGGCCCGTGAGCGCGCCTATGGCTGCCTTGGAGCCAGCACCGCAGCAAAGCGAAAGCCTGGAGCTGCTGGCAGAGAGGCAGCGCCAGGTCGATCTGGAGCTGGCCAACCAGGCTGCGGAAAATCTGCAGCTGCAACAAGGCTTGGCGCAACTGCAATTGCAACTGCAGCAGTTGCAGGAGCAATTGGCGCAGAAGGATGCTCAGTTGGCTGAGCTAGCTGCGCGCACCCCGGCCGAGCCGGTTGCCAAGCCCATTACCGCCGCGCCGGTCAGTGTCGAGGAGCCCGTGGCAGCAGAACGTGGCTGGTGGTCGACACTGTTGGCCGGTGGTCTTGGGCTTCTGCTGTTGCTCGGTGCGCTTTTCTGGGCCGTGCGGCGGCGTGGAGAGAAAACTAGGCCGGTGGTGCAGGTACAACCAAAGGCGCAGCCACCGCAGCAACCGCCTCGTCCCCAACTCGCGGCGGTTGCCGCTCCGGTTGCCGCAGCTCCGGTGGTCAAGGCAGTACCGGCGCCGGCTCCGGTGCGTGCTCAAGGGCCGGTCGACCCACTCGAGGCTGCCAATGTCTACATCGCCTACGGTCGCTTCAGCGAGGCCCGTGGTGAGCTGAGCAAGGCGCTGGCTCAGGAGCCGCAGCGCAGCGATCTGCGCTTCCGTCTATTGGAAGTTCTGGCGCTGCTGGGCGACGGGGCGGGCTTCGCGCGTGAGGAGGCCGTGCTGCGCGCCGAAGCGTTCGACGCCGCACGCATCGATGCCTTGAAGGCGCGGCATCCTGATCTGCGGGTGACTCAGCAGGTACCGACCGAGGTTATCGCTGAGCAGCAGCCTGCGGCCGAACCTGATTTTCAGCTCAACCTCGACGACCTGTCGCTGGATGCCGATTGGGATCTGGTCAGCCCTTTCCCTGCTACCGCCAAGGCCAAACCCAAGGCTGCTGCAGAACCGGAGTTCGATCCGTCGTTCGCCAGCAATCTGCAGGAGCTCCCGGAGGTGTTCGAACTGCATCATGAAGACGAGCAGTTGAGCGCCTTCAGTGAGATGGAAATGGTGCTCAGTGATGAGGTGCCGGCGCTGGATGACAACTTCATCGACGCTTTCGCCGGTGATGCCGATGCCACCGCTGCGCTGCAGGGCGACATCGACCACCTGGCGGGCAATCCGGAGCACATGGCCCAGCTTAACCAGGCGCTGGCTTACATCAAACAGGGCGATATCGCCACCGCCTGCGACATCCTCAACGAGGTGATCGATCACGGTGACGACGAGCAGAAAAAGGCCGCTCGCCAGTTGCTGGCAGAAATCGCCTGA